The Dehalococcoidia bacterium genome includes the window CGCCCGTTGATGCGCATGCCACAGGTGCCACACATCCCCACCCGGCAGGCACAGCGGAAGGCGATGGTGGGGTCCTGCTCCGCCTGAAGGGTGAACAGCAGGTCTAGGACAGTGGCCCGCTCCTGGCGAAGGGGAAGGGAATAAGTTTGCCAGCGTCCCGTCTGGCCGGATGGCCCCGAACGCCAGATGCGGACGGTTACCGTGCGGGGCATCCTTCTACCTCACGAAGGCCCACAGGGCCATAAGACCGTACACAAAGGCCACCAGGCCCACACCCCACAGGCCCAGGGTAACCCAGCGCCTGTGGGGGGCCAAGGGGCGCCACTCCAAAAGGACGCCCCGCAAGCCGTTCAGACCGTGAAACAGAGCCAGGCCCAGCAAGGCCCCGTCTACCAGCAGAAAAACCAGGCTCTGTAGGCGCAAACGCACCAGGTGAAAGAGGACAAGTTCCTCTTGCTGACCTGCCACCACCTTGCCGATGTCGGCGAAGTGGGTAACCCAGATGTGCAGGCCCACCAGGAAGATAAGGGCCACACCCGATACCCTTTGCAGAAGCCAGGGCCAGAACCCTTGGGGGCGCACGGGGGCCTCACCAGGCGTATGCATCCCTACCCCCTCCGCAAGATAAGGGGCCACACAGCCCATGTGGCGCCGGCCATCGCCAGGGCGATGAGGGCCAGGCCCGCCCAGAACAGGCGCTCCTGGTGGCGCAGGGCGATGCCCGCCTCCAACAGCATCACCCGCAGGCCCATGACGCCGTGGTAGAGAACAGCCAAAATCAGAAACAGGTCGGCCACGACAAATGGGGGGCTTTGGAGGATTTTCAGGAGGCGGTCAAAGGCGTCGGGCCCCCGCAGGGCGGTGGAGATGACGGCGATGTGGGCCAGGAGGTAGAGCACCAGGGCCACCCCGCTGATGCGCAGGCCCAGCCACGCCCACCAGCCGATGCGCCCCTGTATCCAACGCCGACGCACCTCCGACGAGGGGTGGAAGATCATGCGGGCCTCTCCTGCCGACTGCGCTCCAGGAGGCGTTGGAGTTTGGCTTGGATGCGTTGGCGGCGGGCCTGGGTCTCCTGGGGGTCGCGCTGGGCACTCACCAGGCGTCCGTTTTCTATCTCCACCACGAGCCAGTCGCCGGCCTCCAGGGCTTGGGGCAGGTGGGCCAGGGGCACCACCATCTCCCGCTCCTCCTCCCCCACCAGGAGCACCGCCAAGTTGCCTTCTATACGGTCAACGGCGGCCTTTTCCTTCACGGCTGGCGCTCCGTTTGCACCTGCAGGGTTTTGCCGTTGGTGCTCAGGATAATAGTGCCATACTTATCGGTGCCGTACACGGTCACCCCGCGGCTGAGCAGGTTTTGCAGAGGCTCCTTATGGGGATGGCCATAGGGGTTGTCCCGGCCGGCCGAGTAGACGGCGATGCGGGGGCGCACCCGCTCCACGAAGAAGGGCCAGGTGGAGGTGCGGGAGGCGTGGTGGCCCATCTTCAGCACATCGGCCCTCAGGTCCGCTCCGGTGGACACCAAACGCTCCTCAGCTGCCCGCTCTGCATCCCCCATCAGCAGAAAGGATACCTCCCCATAGGTAACCTTGACCACCACCGAGTTGTTGTTGCGGTCGGGGAAACGGGGCTCCGATGGATTGAGCACTTCCACGGTTACCGAGCCGAAGGGAATGCGGTCGCCCCGAGTGGGCACCCGCACGGGGGCACGGGAGGCGTCCAGGGCGTCTAGGAACTCCTCGTAGGTGCGGGTGGTGTTGATATCCCCGCTCACATACACCTCCCCCACGGGGAAACGGCGGAGCACTTCTATTAGGCCGCCGATGTGGTCGGCGTCGGGGTTGGTGGCGATGAGCACGTCCACCCGTTGGACGCCTACCTTTGCCAAGTAGTCGGCGAACCCGCCGCGGCGGGGGCCGCCGTCCACTACCATCACCCGCCCCTCCGGGGAGCGCAGCAGAAGGCCATCCCCCTGGCCCACATCCACCACATGCAGTTCCAAGCGGGCGGGAGGTGGGGCGGGTGAGGTTTGAGGCGCACAGCCCGCCAGCAGGAGCAGGAGCGCCCACAGCAGGTAAACGAGGCGCACCATCGGTTAGAAGAGTTCCTTACGGGCGTCGTCCTCTTCTCCTAGGCGACGGAAGATGGGGGGCTTGAGGCCCTGGTAGAGGCGCTCCAAGGAGGCGTTGATGTTCTGGTTGACGGTCTCAAAGAAACTGCGCCCATGGGTGTCGCCCTCCACCAGGAGGGGGCCCAGGTTGCGCACCTCCAGGAGCCAAAGGGCCTCGGAGATGCCCAGTTCCTTGACCCAGTGGACGGCGATGACCCTCTGGACAGCCCGCCCGTAGATGGCTCCCAGCCCATAGCCCAGGGTGGAGAGGTAGACGGCCCCGTGCTTGCGGAAGATGGTTTGGTAGACCTCGGGGGCCATGCCCGCCTTGCCCATGACCGCCTTGACGCCGAAGCGGGCAATGAAGGCGTCCATGTATTGGGCGTAGCGGAAGCCGGCGGTGGCCTGCAGGGAGGAGATACGGAACACACCCGGGGCGACCTCCACGCCGGCGGGGGAGGACTGGAGGGTAACATTGCTGAAGGCGCGTAGGTCAATGGGAGGGGCGTGCCCCTCTTTGAGGGTGTAGGTGTAGACGCCGTCGCGGGCGGTATAGACAGGGCCGGTGAGGTAGACCAGGTCGCCCACACGCAGGGAGCGGACGGCCTCGTCCGAGAGGGGGGTGGTGAGGTGCACCTCCCGCAGGCCCAGGTCAGCGGCAGATGGAATGGAGAACATCTAGATGCTCCTTCATTTATCTGTTGCTGTTGTCTTGGGGGTTTACACAGACCTAGCAAAGGTTGTTTAAGATAAAAAGGCTAACTGGTTCGGCTGTGCACCCATTTGCAATCGTACCGCCCATTGTGTCCAGGTTATATGAGCAATACTTTCTAGGTAACATACCAGCTGAACGGATTGATCGTCTGATACAACGATCCACCCATACTGTTTCGCCAATGCCACAACTTGGCTATCCGCAGACCGTCGTCCTCTCTTACTTTTAAAAAAATCCAGGATAGTTCCGTCTTCCGATTTGAATGAAATCCCCATATTTTCGCTGTATATATGCGAGCACTTGTGAAGCTTGAGGATCCCCATATATGTTGGTGACTATTCCAAATTGCTTGTTCCACTTTGAAATTATACG containing:
- the sdhC gene encoding succinate dehydrogenase, cytochrome b556 subunit, producing the protein MIFHPSSEVRRRWIQGRIGWWAWLGLRISGVALVLYLLAHIAVISTALRGPDAFDRLLKILQSPPFVVADLFLILAVLYHGVMGLRVMLLEAGIALRHQERLFWAGLALIALAMAGATWAVWPLILRRG
- a CDS encoding DUF3006 domain-containing protein, translated to MKEKAAVDRIEGNLAVLLVGEEEREMVVPLAHLPQALEAGDWLVVEIENGRLVSAQRDPQETQARRQRIQAKLQRLLERSRQERPA
- a CDS encoding MBL fold metallo-hydrolase, producing the protein MVRLVYLLWALLLLLAGCAPQTSPAPPPARLELHVVDVGQGDGLLLRSPEGRVMVVDGGPRRGGFADYLAKVGVQRVDVLIATNPDADHIGGLIEVLRRFPVGEVYVSGDINTTRTYEEFLDALDASRAPVRVPTRGDRIPFGSVTVEVLNPSEPRFPDRNNNSVVVKVTYGEVSFLLMGDAERAAEERLVSTGADLRADVLKMGHHASRTSTWPFFVERVRPRIAVYSAGRDNPYGHPHKEPLQNLLSRGVTVYGTDKYGTIILSTNGKTLQVQTERQP
- a CDS encoding fumarate hydratase C-terminal domain-containing protein, which gives rise to MFSIPSAADLGLREVHLTTPLSDEAVRSLRVGDLVYLTGPVYTARDGVYTYTLKEGHAPPIDLRAFSNVTLQSSPAGVEVAPGVFRISSLQATAGFRYAQYMDAFIARFGVKAVMGKAGMAPEVYQTIFRKHGAVYLSTLGYGLGAIYGRAVQRVIAVHWVKELGISEALWLLEVRNLGPLLVEGDTHGRSFFETVNQNINASLERLYQGLKPPIFRRLGEEDDARKELF